One genomic segment of Lewinellaceae bacterium includes these proteins:
- a CDS encoding oxidoreductase, protein MKIMIRPGIIVLLLISLVACQTKESKPMKDAGKVHLITLDPGHFHAGLVQKFMYDQVDPVVHVYAPGGPELDDHLARINSYNTRTEQPTHWEEVVYTGPDFLEKMLAEKAGNVVVISGNNAKKAQYIDQSIGAGFNVLADKPMAIRPEDYPVLEHAFATAEEKGVLLYDIMTERYEITTQLQKALSHIPGLFGTMEQGTIDNPAITKESVHHYFKYVSGVPLIRPAWFFDVDQQGEGIVDVSTHLVDLVLWECFPDQAIDTTEVQVEKGTRWATELTLAQFRRVTGLNDYPDYLQKDLVKDSILSVYANGAIHFAVKGIQAKVSVTWNYEAPEGAKDTHYSIMRGSKANLVIRQGAAQHYHPMLYVEPIDGSSAHLLEAPLVAAITSLQSVYPGIGFEPSDLGDGWQITIPDSYDVGHEAHFGQVTEHFLDYLSTGKLPDWEVPNMLTKYWVTTKGYAMSR, encoded by the coding sequence ATGAAAATCATGATCCGTCCGGGAATTATTGTTTTACTCCTCATTAGCCTGGTGGCTTGCCAAACCAAAGAATCGAAGCCGATGAAAGACGCCGGTAAAGTCCATCTGATCACGCTTGATCCCGGCCATTTCCATGCCGGGCTGGTCCAGAAATTCATGTATGACCAGGTCGATCCGGTGGTCCATGTCTATGCCCCGGGAGGACCCGAGCTGGATGACCACCTGGCACGCATAAACAGCTACAACACCCGGACTGAGCAGCCGACGCACTGGGAAGAAGTGGTCTATACCGGACCGGATTTTCTGGAGAAAATGCTGGCCGAAAAGGCTGGCAATGTCGTAGTGATCAGTGGCAACAATGCCAAAAAAGCGCAATACATCGATCAGTCCATCGGCGCCGGATTTAATGTACTGGCCGACAAACCCATGGCCATCCGCCCGGAGGATTATCCGGTGCTTGAGCATGCCTTTGCCACAGCTGAAGAAAAAGGAGTCTTACTGTACGACATCATGACCGAGCGTTATGAGATCACCACGCAATTGCAAAAAGCGCTCTCCCATATTCCCGGCCTCTTCGGGACCATGGAACAGGGCACCATCGACAATCCGGCCATCACCAAGGAGAGTGTGCACCATTATTTTAAGTATGTCTCAGGAGTGCCCCTGATCCGTCCTGCCTGGTTTTTCGATGTGGACCAGCAGGGCGAGGGTATCGTGGATGTGTCTACCCATCTGGTCGACCTGGTCTTGTGGGAATGTTTCCCGGACCAGGCCATAGACACCACGGAGGTCCAGGTAGAAAAAGGGACCCGCTGGGCTACCGAGCTTACCCTGGCACAATTCCGCCGCGTTACCGGATTGAACGATTACCCGGATTATCTGCAAAAAGACCTGGTCAAAGATTCGATCCTGTCGGTATATGCGAATGGCGCCATCCATTTTGCCGTCAAAGGCATCCAGGCTAAAGTCTCGGTGACCTGGAATTATGAGGCTCCGGAAGGCGCTAAAGACACCCACTATTCCATCATGCGCGGATCCAAAGCCAACCTGGTCATCCGGCAGGGAGCCGCTCAACACTACCACCCGATGCTGTACGTCGAACCGATCGACGGCTCCAGCGCCCACCTCCTGGAAGCGCCGCTGGTCGCAGCCATTACCAGCCTGCAAAGTGTGTATCCCGGCATCGGCTTCGAACCATCGGACCTCGGGGACGGCTGGCAGATCACCATCCCGGATTCCTACGACGTCGGCCACGAAGCGCACTTTGGTCAGGTGACGGAGCATTTTCTGGATTACCTCTCCACAGGCAAACTACCCGACTGGGAAGTACCCAATATGCTGACGAAGTACTGGGTGACGACGAAGGGGTATGCGATGAGTCGGTAG
- a CDS encoding Gfo/Idh/MocA family oxidoreductase, with amino-acid sequence MNRRKYLKTSLFATTGIITAPTIVPASVFGKSAPSNKINIGQIGCGRIAREHDLAETLKYDVARVVAVAELDSVRGQKGKEYIEKFYAEKKGKPNYVDVKVYGDYREMLMDKDIDAVIISTPDHWHAKPAIDAALAGKDIYLQKPASLTIEEGRLMSDTMHRTGRIFQIGSQQRSQDPWPQFKRACELVRNGRIGELHTVKIGLPGDPGGPDEPVMPVPSNLNYDMWLGTTPEVYYTEARVHPQADFSRPGWLRCEQFGAGMITGWGAHHIDTAHWGMNTEYTGPIEVQAEAKFPTSGLWNVHGDFIATAKYANGVTMYVSGDYPNGVRFEGSEGWIFVSRGNVGVTASDPGSAQNSDAFNASDPRILQSVIGPDEIHLYNSPEQHGNWLDCIISRQQPVAPAEIAHRSCSACLVIHIGMKLNRKLYWDPVHERFRNDDEANAMLSRPQRPKYAITI; translated from the coding sequence ATGAATCGAAGAAAATACCTGAAGACCTCGCTATTCGCCACCACCGGCATCATCACTGCGCCTACCATCGTGCCGGCGTCCGTTTTTGGAAAATCGGCGCCCAGTAATAAAATCAACATCGGTCAGATCGGCTGTGGACGCATCGCCCGCGAGCACGACCTGGCGGAGACACTGAAGTACGATGTAGCACGGGTGGTGGCCGTGGCCGAACTGGACAGTGTCCGCGGCCAGAAAGGGAAAGAATACATTGAAAAATTTTATGCCGAAAAAAAAGGCAAACCCAACTATGTAGACGTAAAAGTCTATGGTGATTACCGGGAAATGCTGATGGATAAGGACATCGATGCCGTCATCATCAGCACCCCCGATCACTGGCATGCCAAACCGGCCATTGATGCTGCATTGGCAGGAAAAGACATCTATCTGCAAAAGCCGGCATCACTGACGATCGAGGAGGGTCGCCTGATGAGCGATACGATGCATCGCACCGGACGTATCTTCCAGATTGGAAGCCAACAGCGCTCCCAGGATCCGTGGCCCCAATTTAAGCGGGCTTGCGAACTGGTTCGAAATGGCCGCATCGGCGAGCTGCATACGGTCAAGATCGGATTACCAGGTGACCCGGGCGGACCCGATGAGCCGGTCATGCCGGTCCCTTCCAACCTGAATTACGACATGTGGCTTGGGACCACGCCGGAAGTTTATTATACCGAAGCCAGGGTCCACCCTCAAGCTGATTTCTCCCGGCCAGGCTGGTTGCGCTGTGAGCAATTCGGAGCCGGAATGATCACCGGATGGGGCGCCCACCACATCGATACGGCACACTGGGGTATGAACACCGAATACACCGGGCCGATCGAAGTACAGGCCGAAGCCAAGTTCCCCACCAGTGGATTATGGAATGTCCATGGCGACTTCATTGCCACTGCCAAATATGCGAATGGCGTGACGATGTACGTCAGTGGTGACTATCCGAACGGGGTCCGTTTTGAGGGATCCGAGGGCTGGATCTTTGTAAGCCGGGGCAATGTAGGCGTTACCGCCAGTGATCCGGGCAGTGCGCAGAACTCCGATGCATTCAATGCCAGCGATCCGCGTATACTGCAGTCGGTGATCGGTCCCGATGAGATCCATCTCTACAATAGTCCTGAGCAACACGGCAACTGGCTGGACTGCATCATCAGCCGTCAGCAGCCGGTGGCTCCGGCAGAGATAGCACACCGCTCCTGCAGCGCCTGTCTGGTCATCCACATCGGTATGAAACTCAACCGCAAATTGTACTGGGATCCGGTGCACGAACGTTTCCGTAATGACGATGAAGCGAATGCGATGTTGTCCAGACCCCAGCGTCCAAAATACGCCATAACCATTTAG
- a CDS encoding ThuA domain-containing protein → MYYIKPILCCCLLLSSSWRPTWNTTDDSRDQPRPDAIAVIQPITPEHRALIYTKNGNGYVHDNISASIEALQEICADLGLATDITDDPAIFTDDNLKLYQVLIFSNTNNETFDSDDQKLAFQRYIQAGGGFVGIHSASGSERQWPWFWKMLGGKFRRHPPLQPFDIQVIDPVHPATAMLGEVWKWEDECYYLDHLNPDNHILLAADLRTVEDDQQSEYPDVVFGNYFPLSWCHHYDGGHEFYTALGHKIEYYSLPLFRKHLSGGIQWVMNQVKDLDYSKVTTKLISE, encoded by the coding sequence ATGTATTACATCAAGCCGATCCTCTGCTGCTGTTTGCTCCTAAGCAGTTCATGGCGACCAACCTGGAATACGACGGATGATTCCAGGGATCAACCCAGGCCGGATGCCATTGCTGTTATACAACCAATTACCCCGGAACACCGGGCCTTGATCTATACCAAAAATGGTAATGGATACGTCCATGATAACATCAGCGCCAGTATTGAAGCCCTACAGGAAATTTGTGCAGATTTGGGTCTGGCCACGGATATCACCGATGATCCAGCCATATTTACCGATGACAATCTGAAACTGTATCAGGTCCTGATCTTTTCCAATACCAACAACGAGACCTTTGACTCCGACGACCAGAAGCTGGCCTTCCAGCGTTATATCCAGGCTGGCGGTGGTTTTGTAGGGATCCATTCCGCCAGCGGCTCCGAGCGGCAATGGCCCTGGTTCTGGAAGATGCTGGGTGGAAAATTTCGTCGTCATCCGCCATTACAGCCTTTCGACATACAGGTGATCGATCCGGTGCACCCTGCCACGGCGATGCTGGGCGAGGTTTGGAAGTGGGAAGACGAATGTTATTATCTGGATCACCTCAATCCCGATAATCACATCTTGCTGGCTGCTGATTTACGCACCGTGGAAGACGACCAACAGTCCGAGTACCCCGATGTGGTCTTTGGAAATTACTTCCCCTTATCCTGGTGCCATCATTATGACGGCGGGCATGAATTTTACACCGCCCTAGGACATAAGATTGAGTATTACAGCCTTCCCCTATTTCGCAAACACCTCTCAGGAGGGATTCAGTGGGTCATGAACCAGGTGAAGGATCTCGACTATTCGAAAGTAACAACTAAACTGATCAGCGAATAA
- a CDS encoding GNAT family N-acetyltransferase, giving the protein MTATDKNAKLTKYLEYRLNALDVEVRIHQGDWKPKAYREPCLWLTTCLDSQLDPFLLAFLLARTSHPFTIILPGETWPRNKRKDWKSLSPDTLSESSILQTNKQWRKTLKGQLHAGRHLGFSLKYYSGIRGIPSLNQEIKLLDAARTIGIPIVPVSLRYLPGQEKRVVIIRIGHVLPASKLQEFSQTLRMKRYLQAKIQALGSALEVLPFFTVPETNHADIIPPLPADELETEIAALEFENLMSERGKFQVYIAEIWQIPQVMREIGRLRETTFRAVGEGTGHALDVDEFDLYYHQLFIWDKEARCVVGGYRIGKGDDIFAKFGPAGFYIHQFFKIQEGFYPIMQQAVELGRSFVIQSYQKQPLPLFLLWQGILFFLLKYPNLRYIYGPVSISKFYSHLSKSLIVEFIKVNYYDEELAKFLSPRTPFKPDLAGIDVASILRNLGSDLANLDKFIEEIEPAHIRIPVLLKQYIKQNAKFISFNLDPNFSDVLDGFMILDLKHLPLATIEALKKET; this is encoded by the coding sequence GTGACTGCGACGGACAAGAATGCCAAGCTGACCAAATACCTGGAATACCGGTTGAATGCGCTGGATGTCGAAGTTCGTATCCATCAGGGAGACTGGAAACCCAAAGCTTATCGTGAGCCGTGCCTGTGGTTAACTACCTGTCTGGATAGCCAGCTTGATCCTTTTCTGCTGGCCTTTCTGCTGGCCCGCACCAGTCATCCGTTTACCATTATTCTTCCAGGAGAAACCTGGCCCCGCAATAAACGAAAGGACTGGAAGAGCCTGTCTCCCGACACCCTTTCCGAATCTTCGATTTTACAGACCAACAAGCAGTGGCGCAAAACCCTCAAAGGACAGTTGCATGCCGGCCGTCATCTGGGGTTTTCATTAAAATATTATTCCGGTATCCGTGGCATTCCTTCTCTGAATCAGGAAATTAAACTTCTGGATGCGGCCCGGACGATTGGTATACCGATCGTGCCGGTCAGTCTGCGTTATTTACCCGGTCAGGAGAAGCGGGTCGTCATCATTCGCATTGGTCACGTGTTACCGGCCAGCAAGCTGCAGGAGTTTTCCCAGACTTTGCGGATGAAACGGTATTTGCAAGCCAAGATCCAGGCTTTGGGCTCTGCGCTTGAAGTGCTGCCATTTTTCACGGTGCCGGAGACCAATCATGCAGATATAATCCCGCCACTACCGGCAGATGAGTTGGAAACCGAAATTGCCGCTCTGGAGTTTGAAAACCTCATGTCAGAACGTGGGAAATTTCAGGTCTACATCGCAGAGATATGGCAGATCCCACAGGTGATGCGTGAGATCGGTAGATTGCGGGAGACGACTTTCCGTGCCGTGGGAGAGGGAACCGGCCATGCCCTGGATGTCGATGAATTCGACCTGTATTACCATCAGCTTTTTATTTGGGATAAGGAGGCGCGCTGTGTAGTAGGCGGTTACCGTATTGGCAAAGGTGATGACATCTTCGCCAAATTCGGTCCTGCCGGATTTTACATTCATCAATTTTTTAAGATTCAGGAGGGATTTTACCCGATCATGCAGCAAGCAGTGGAGCTGGGCCGGAGTTTTGTGATCCAGTCGTACCAGAAACAACCACTTCCGTTGTTCCTTTTATGGCAGGGTATCCTGTTTTTTTTGCTCAAATATCCCAACCTGCGATACATATACGGTCCGGTGAGCATCTCCAAGTTTTATTCGCATTTGTCCAAAAGCCTCATTGTTGAATTCATTAAGGTTAATTATTACGATGAGGAATTGGCAAAATTTCTTTCTCCCAGGACTCCGTTTAAGCCCGACCTGGCTGGTATCGATGTCGCTTCAATCCTGCGGAATCTCGGTTCTGACCTGGCTAATCTGGATAAATTTATTGAGGAGATTGAACCGGCGCACATCCGTATTCCGGTTTTATTAAAGCAATACATCAAACAAAATGCGAAATTCATCAGCTTTAACCTGGATCCTAATTTTTCAGATGTACTGGATGGATTCATGATCCTGGATCTCAAACATTTGCCGCTGGCAACGATCGAGGCGTTAAAAAAAGAGACATGA
- a CDS encoding 1-acyl-sn-glycerol-3-phosphate acyltransferase, whose amino-acid sequence MIMGYVLSFIRLLVFALILSAFMLRLAVVSMLLGFDENRSLRHRRQFIRTMMPLLGIRLHVTGSLPEAPGTALYVSNHRSYLDPIVVMHDALAYPVAKAEVRSWPLIAQGVKMTGIIFVQRDEQGSRVAARNAIEKSFQEHKSIFICPEGTTHMYRRTIEFRKAAFYIAAEQGIPVYPAAVEYADRTAAFIDQDQFLPHFLRLFGRWRIPIYVSYGPELRDQDGGRLMASTQEWIDEACKQLQSSYHLNWLKENPSA is encoded by the coding sequence ATGATCATGGGATATGTGCTGAGCTTTATCCGTTTGTTGGTTTTCGCGCTGATCCTGTCGGCCTTCATGCTTCGTCTGGCGGTCGTTTCTATGTTATTGGGATTTGATGAAAACAGGTCCTTGCGCCATCGAAGGCAATTTATCCGGACAATGATGCCGCTGCTGGGGATTCGTCTGCATGTCACAGGTTCCCTCCCGGAGGCTCCGGGGACGGCGCTCTATGTGAGTAATCACCGGTCCTACCTGGATCCGATCGTGGTGATGCACGATGCCCTGGCCTATCCGGTCGCCAAGGCTGAGGTGCGCTCCTGGCCACTGATCGCCCAGGGTGTAAAGATGACCGGAATCATCTTTGTACAGCGGGATGAGCAGGGATCACGTGTGGCAGCCCGGAATGCGATCGAAAAAAGTTTCCAGGAGCACAAATCCATATTTATTTGTCCGGAAGGGACAACGCACATGTATCGCAGGACCATCGAATTTCGCAAGGCGGCTTTTTACATCGCAGCGGAGCAGGGTATCCCGGTTTATCCCGCAGCAGTCGAATATGCCGACCGTACGGCTGCTTTCATTGATCAGGATCAGTTTTTACCCCACTTCCTGAGGCTCTTCGGCCGGTGGCGCATTCCGATATACGTGTCTTATGGACCGGAACTGCGCGATCAGGATGGCGGTCGACTGATGGCTTCAACACAAGAATGGATCGACGAAGCCTGCAAACAACTGCAATCCAGTTACCACCTCAACTGGCTGAAAGAAAACCCCTCCGCTT